From the genome of Deinococcus sp. JMULE3, one region includes:
- the sufU gene encoding Fe-S cluster assembly sulfur transfer protein SufU, translating into MLPEAVAKQIIADHQRRPRHTGALDGVAGVTLDNPGCGDQVTVWADVPQGRLAVTFSGKGCAISQSSASLMTVALTGKTVEEAHALARQFRAMVMGEEPGDAHLGDLLALAGVSRLHARRKCALLPWRALEQALEQAPPPPP; encoded by the coding sequence ATGCTGCCCGAGGCGGTCGCCAAGCAGATCATCGCCGACCACCAGCGCCGACCGCGCCACACCGGAGCGCTGGACGGCGTGGCGGGGGTCACGCTGGACAACCCGGGCTGCGGGGATCAGGTGACCGTCTGGGCCGACGTGCCGCAGGGCCGCCTGGCGGTGACGTTCAGCGGGAAGGGCTGCGCGATCAGTCAGAGCAGCGCCAGCCTGATGACGGTCGCCCTGACCGGAAAGACGGTCGAGGAGGCCCACGCGCTGGCCCGGCAGTTCCGCGCGATGGTCATGGGCGAGGAACCGGGTGACGCGCACCTGGGTGACCTGCTGGCCCTGGCGGGCGTCAGCCGCCTGCATGCCCGGCGCAAATGCGCGCTGCTGCCCTGGCGGGCGCTGGAACAGGCCCTGGAGCAGGCGCCGCCCCCGCCGCCCTGA
- a CDS encoding HD domain-containing phosphohydrolase, translating to MLLNLCLLLTAAFVLSLSYREWPVRRAPAAHWARVAFAALTALLLVQYGASLGDLKVDLRYVPVALVTLRYGIGAGALVALGPVGWRLLESEVGGAVALANALSVLLLGGVLRARLNLKGLRVSQWPLLFVPFLGVGLAVFAVPGAQPLAPWLYLGMLALHGAATLAVLGVLNARLQLLRLTYEARQQSRRDDLTGLGNRQAFDERLARLPAGDQLVLLDVDQFRRLNEEFGAAVGDRALRYIAQVLRDEVGEDAYRLSGEEFALLLDLGSETAARAVVERVQARLADPGEVPWANLSVSAGLATRLPREQPGELRHRADEALYLAKANGRNRLVLSPHAPRALNAAAPASEIRPRHSLWQAQRSTLNLLAQRRPLTDADWLEVLRGAVDTLDGVEAASLNIREGNRFRMCAVFGYEPDLLGLEFTESAQLRWYGAPAEDWRRGKPRSATMSDMQRAWLDEDSVLSGTDSERLTRAGRRDQLRTNLCVPVVLDGEVVAHLNLDSLSREDAFPPGVMQDAQLFAQQIAALLQLQDRWRELEQLSHLHAHLSRADDEQLATRLADTAHDLLRTTYTLLLRYDPYTDTLIPAAEAGLGVSPLEAPPTLARGEGLAWRALSAGHVIRVDDILAARGAFRPPVSHPDRRALMAVPLLSRTGDPLGALCLLRDLSRPFRTPDEALAQMLASVGARVMEGRAHVTDLEVTVDAALNMLGVALEARDFETQGHTQRVQDLARRMGEALQLSGPQLTALRRGAALHDIGKLCIPDAVLLKPGALSAEERAVVERHAPLGAALVARIPFLEPEAQQVVRSHHERWDGRGYPDGLAGTQTPLLARVFALCDVYDALTSERPYKRAMSHASALAVLRDGRGTQFDPDLLDLFCRVVTPRPGVES from the coding sequence GTGCTGCTGAACCTGTGCCTGCTGCTCACGGCGGCGTTCGTGCTGAGTCTCTCGTACCGCGAGTGGCCCGTGCGGCGCGCCCCGGCGGCGCACTGGGCCCGCGTGGCGTTCGCGGCGCTGACCGCCCTGCTGCTGGTGCAGTACGGCGCGTCCCTGGGCGACCTGAAGGTGGACCTGCGGTACGTGCCGGTGGCCCTCGTGACCCTGCGCTACGGGATCGGGGCGGGCGCACTGGTGGCCCTCGGGCCGGTGGGGTGGCGCCTCCTGGAATCCGAGGTGGGCGGCGCGGTCGCGCTCGCCAACGCCCTGAGCGTCCTGCTGCTGGGCGGGGTGCTGCGCGCCCGGCTGAACCTGAAGGGGCTGCGCGTGTCGCAGTGGCCGCTGCTGTTCGTGCCGTTCCTGGGCGTGGGACTGGCGGTGTTCGCGGTGCCCGGCGCGCAACCCCTGGCGCCGTGGCTGTACCTGGGCATGCTGGCGCTGCACGGCGCGGCCACCCTGGCGGTGCTGGGCGTCCTGAACGCGAGGCTGCAACTGCTGCGCCTGACCTACGAGGCGCGGCAGCAGTCCCGCCGGGACGACCTGACCGGACTGGGCAACCGGCAGGCCTTCGACGAGCGGCTGGCGCGCCTGCCCGCCGGGGACCAGCTGGTGCTGCTGGACGTCGATCAGTTCCGCCGCCTGAACGAGGAATTCGGCGCGGCCGTCGGGGACCGGGCGCTGCGGTACATCGCGCAGGTGCTGCGCGACGAGGTCGGCGAGGACGCGTACCGCCTGAGCGGCGAGGAGTTCGCGCTGCTGCTGGACCTGGGCAGCGAGACGGCCGCGCGCGCGGTCGTGGAGCGCGTGCAGGCCCGCCTGGCCGATCCGGGCGAGGTGCCGTGGGCGAACCTGAGCGTCTCGGCGGGCCTCGCGACGCGCCTGCCGCGCGAGCAGCCGGGCGAACTGCGCCACCGCGCGGACGAGGCGCTGTACCTCGCCAAGGCGAACGGCCGCAACCGGCTGGTGCTCAGCCCGCACGCGCCGCGCGCCCTGAATGCCGCCGCGCCCGCCAGCGAGATCCGCCCCCGGCACTCGCTGTGGCAGGCGCAGCGCTCCACGCTGAACCTGCTCGCGCAGCGCCGCCCGCTGACCGACGCGGACTGGCTGGAAGTCCTGCGCGGCGCGGTGGACACCCTGGACGGCGTGGAGGCCGCCAGCCTGAACATCCGCGAAGGCAACCGCTTCCGCATGTGCGCCGTGTTCGGCTACGAACCGGACCTGCTGGGCCTGGAATTCACGGAGTCCGCGCAGCTGCGCTGGTACGGCGCTCCGGCCGAGGACTGGCGGCGCGGGAAGCCGCGCTCGGCCACCATGAGCGACATGCAGCGCGCCTGGCTGGACGAGGACAGCGTCCTGAGCGGCACCGACAGCGAACGCCTGACCCGCGCGGGCCGCCGGGACCAGCTGCGCACGAACCTGTGCGTGCCGGTCGTGCTGGACGGCGAGGTGGTCGCGCACCTGAACCTCGACTCCCTGTCCCGCGAGGACGCCTTCCCGCCGGGCGTCATGCAGGACGCGCAGCTGTTCGCGCAGCAGATCGCGGCGCTGCTGCAACTCCAGGACCGCTGGCGGGAACTGGAGCAGCTGTCGCACCTGCACGCGCACCTGAGCCGCGCGGACGACGAGCAGCTCGCCACGCGCCTCGCGGACACCGCGCACGACCTGCTGCGCACCACGTACACCCTGCTGCTGCGCTACGACCCGTACACGGACACGCTGATCCCGGCAGCCGAGGCGGGCCTGGGCGTGAGCCCGCTGGAGGCCCCGCCCACCCTGGCGCGCGGCGAGGGACTGGCGTGGCGGGCGCTGAGCGCCGGGCACGTGATCCGCGTGGACGACATCCTGGCGGCGCGCGGCGCGTTCCGCCCGCCGGTCAGCCACCCGGACCGCCGGGCACTGATGGCCGTGCCGCTGCTGTCCCGCACGGGGGACCCGCTGGGCGCACTGTGCCTGCTGCGCGACCTGTCCCGGCCCTTCCGCACGCCGGACGAGGCGCTCGCGCAGATGCTCGCCAGTGTCGGCGCGCGGGTCATGGAGGGCCGCGCGCACGTCACGGACCTGGAGGTCACGGTGGACGCCGCGCTGAACATGCTGGGCGTGGCCCTCGAGGCGCGGGATTTCGAGACGCAGGGCCACACGCAGCGCGTGCAGGACCTCGCGCGGCGCATGGGCGAAGCGCTGCAGCTGAGCGGCCCGCAACTGACGGCCCTGCGGCGCGGCGCGGCCCTGCACGACATCGGGAAGCTGTGCATCCCGGACGCGGTGCTGCTCAAGCCCGGCGCGCTGAGCGCCGAGGAACGCGCGGTGGTCGAGCGGCACGCGCCGCTGGGCGCGGCCCTGGTGGCCCGCATTCCGTTCCTGGAACCCGAGGCGCAGCAGGTCGTGCGCTCGCACCACGAACGCTGGGACGGGCGCGGCTACCCGGACGGACTGGCGGGCACGCAGACGCCCCTGCTGGCGCGCGTGTTCGCGCTGTGCGACGTGTACGACGCGCTGACCAGCGAGCGGCCCTACAAGCGCGCCATGAGCCACGCGTCGGCACTGGCGGTCCTGCGTGACGGGCGCGGCACGCAGTTCGACCCGGACCTGCTGGACCTGTTCTGCCGGGTGGTGACGCCCCGGCCCGGCGTGGAATCCTGA
- the folE gene encoding GTP cyclohydrolase I FolE: protein MTIEPLISAADEKQEVPGLSALTHEWLGAIGEDPDREGLLKTPHRVAKAWGFLTAGYHKSLQDAVGDAVFAADGSEMVIVKDIEFYSMCEHHMLPFYGRAHIAYIPDGKILGLSKFARIVDLYSRRLQVQERITTQIADAVQELLEPKGVAVMMEGVHLCMAMRGVQKQNSSTSTSAMRGLFKSDARTRAEFMSAVQGTLRGR from the coding sequence ATGACGATAGAACCGCTGATCAGCGCCGCTGACGAGAAACAGGAGGTGCCGGGCCTGAGCGCCCTGACGCACGAGTGGCTGGGCGCCATCGGCGAGGACCCGGACCGCGAGGGGCTGCTGAAGACCCCGCACCGCGTCGCGAAAGCCTGGGGGTTCCTGACCGCCGGGTACCACAAGTCCCTGCAGGACGCCGTCGGGGACGCGGTGTTCGCGGCGGACGGCAGCGAGATGGTCATCGTGAAGGACATCGAGTTCTACTCCATGTGCGAGCACCACATGCTGCCCTTCTACGGCCGGGCGCACATCGCGTACATCCCGGACGGGAAGATCCTGGGCCTGAGCAAGTTCGCGCGGATCGTGGATCTGTACTCCCGCCGCCTGCAGGTGCAGGAACGCATCACGACGCAGATCGCGGACGCCGTGCAGGAGCTGCTGGAACCCAAGGGTGTGGCGGTCATGATGGAGGGCGTGCACCTGTGCATGGCGATGCGCGGCGTGCAGAAGCAGAACAGCAGCACCTCCACCAGCGCCATGCGCGGCCTGTTCAAGAGTGACGCCCGCACCCGCGCCGAATTCATGAGCGCGGTGCAGGGGACCCTGCGCGGACGCTGA
- a CDS encoding adenylosuccinate synthase — translation MPGIAIVGAQWGDEGKGKITDFLAPEAEFVVRYQGGANAGHTVTAKGQTFKLNLLPSGVLHDGTVSVLGDGMVIDPDKFLEERRNLIAGGLNPDLRISDRAHLVLPHHKFVDGRKDFVGTTGRGIGPAYADRARRVGIRFGDLLDDGVLTERVERLLEAKPNSTRDAGWTSVQVAMEALAPTREALSPFVQDTGAQLREAIKAGRNVLFEGAQATLLDLNYGTYPFVTSSHPTVGGILVGAGVNHKAIHKVYGVAKAFNTRVGHGPFVTEVHDDAGILRLRGDGSKPWDEFGTTTGRARRVGWLDLALLKYAVDVNGLDGLVINKMDILAGLDEIPVCVAYDADGQPVWKKMKGWATTDGADSRATLAKEAQAYLDLIEETVGCPVVIFSAGPAREQTYGEVSWT, via the coding sequence ATGCCTGGAATCGCAATTGTGGGCGCCCAGTGGGGCGATGAGGGCAAGGGGAAGATCACGGATTTCCTCGCGCCGGAAGCCGAGTTCGTGGTGCGTTACCAGGGTGGCGCGAACGCCGGGCACACGGTGACCGCCAAGGGGCAGACGTTCAAGCTGAACCTGCTGCCCAGCGGCGTGCTGCACGACGGGACCGTCAGCGTGCTGGGCGACGGCATGGTGATCGACCCGGACAAGTTCCTGGAGGAACGCCGGAATCTGATCGCGGGCGGCCTGAACCCGGACCTGCGGATCAGTGACCGGGCGCATCTGGTGCTGCCGCATCACAAGTTCGTGGATGGCCGCAAGGACTTCGTGGGCACGACGGGGCGCGGGATCGGCCCGGCGTACGCGGACCGTGCGCGGCGCGTCGGGATCCGTTTCGGGGACCTGCTGGACGACGGCGTGCTGACCGAGCGCGTGGAGCGGCTGCTGGAGGCCAAGCCGAACAGCACCCGTGACGCGGGCTGGACCAGCGTGCAGGTCGCCATGGAGGCCCTGGCCCCCACGCGTGAGGCGCTGTCGCCGTTCGTGCAGGACACCGGCGCGCAGCTGCGCGAGGCGATCAAGGCGGGGCGGAACGTGCTGTTCGAGGGCGCGCAGGCGACCCTGCTGGACCTGAACTACGGCACGTACCCCTTCGTGACCAGCAGTCACCCCACGGTGGGCGGCATCCTGGTGGGTGCCGGCGTGAACCACAAGGCCATCCACAAGGTGTACGGCGTGGCGAAGGCCTTCAACACCCGCGTCGGGCACGGGCCGTTCGTGACCGAGGTGCACGACGACGCGGGCATCCTGCGCCTGCGTGGCGACGGCAGTAAACCCTGGGACGAGTTCGGCACGACGACGGGCCGCGCCCGCCGGGTGGGCTGGCTGGACCTGGCACTGCTGAAGTACGCGGTGGACGTGAACGGCCTGGACGGGCTGGTCATCAACAAGATGGACATCCTGGCGGGCCTGGACGAGATCCCGGTGTGCGTCGCGTACGACGCGGACGGGCAGCCCGTCTGGAAGAAGATGAAGGGCTGGGCCACCACCGACGGCGCCGACAGCCGCGCGACCCTCGCCAAAGAGGCGCAGGCGTACCTGGACCTGATCGAGGAGACCGTGGGCTGCCCCGTGGTGATCTTCTCGGCCGGGCCCGCGCGCGAGCAGACGTACGGCGAGGTCAGCTGGACGTAA
- a CDS encoding M20 family metallopeptidase — MTTTGDRVEELRGQLVAWRRHLHMHPEVGFAEHETAAYIEGALRKMPGLSVSRPTATSVLAVLRGGQPGRTVLLRADIDALPIHEENTFEFASQTPGVMHACGHDGHTAILLGTAQLLAGDAANVPGEIRMIFQHAEEIGPGGAEELVMNTPLMDGVDVVTGLHLNSQLPAGVVAVKPGAFMAAPDTIELTIRGKGGHGAHPEETVDPIAVGAQVVTNLQHVVSRMVAAQDALVVSVTKFTSGTTHNVIPDTAELMGTVRTFDPALRERAPQLIERVVRGICDAHGATYDLRYEFGYRPLINTDWVAAQLKDIALDVVGEERFRDAKPTMGGEDFSAYLEKAPGAYFNVGSGSDDADSRWPHHHPRFTIDETSLETGVQMLRAAALRLARPE, encoded by the coding sequence ATGACCACAACAGGTGACCGGGTGGAGGAACTTCGTGGGCAGCTCGTGGCGTGGCGCCGCCACCTGCACATGCACCCCGAGGTGGGGTTCGCGGAGCATGAAACTGCCGCGTACATCGAGGGCGCACTGCGGAAGATGCCGGGCCTGAGCGTGTCGCGCCCCACCGCGACCAGCGTCCTGGCCGTCCTGCGGGGCGGGCAGCCGGGCCGCACCGTGCTGCTGCGCGCGGACATCGACGCGCTGCCCATCCACGAGGAAAACACCTTCGAGTTCGCCTCTCAGACCCCCGGCGTGATGCACGCCTGCGGGCACGACGGGCACACCGCGATCCTGCTGGGCACGGCGCAGCTCCTCGCCGGGGACGCCGCGAACGTGCCGGGCGAGATCCGCATGATCTTCCAGCACGCCGAGGAGATCGGTCCCGGCGGCGCCGAGGAACTCGTCATGAACACCCCCCTGATGGACGGCGTGGACGTCGTCACGGGCCTGCACCTGAACAGTCAGCTGCCCGCCGGGGTGGTCGCCGTGAAACCCGGAGCGTTCATGGCGGCGCCCGACACCATCGAACTCACCATCCGCGGGAAGGGCGGGCACGGCGCGCACCCCGAGGAGACCGTCGACCCCATCGCGGTGGGCGCGCAGGTCGTCACGAACCTCCAGCACGTCGTGAGCCGCATGGTGGCCGCGCAGGACGCGCTGGTGGTCAGCGTCACGAAGTTCACGAGCGGCACGACCCACAACGTCATTCCCGACACGGCGGAACTGATGGGCACGGTCCGCACGTTCGACCCGGCGCTGCGCGAGCGGGCGCCGCAGCTGATCGAGCGGGTCGTGCGGGGCATCTGCGACGCGCACGGCGCCACGTACGACCTGCGCTACGAGTTCGGGTACCGCCCGCTGATCAACACGGACTGGGTCGCGGCCCAGCTGAAGGACATCGCGCTGGACGTGGTGGGCGAGGAGCGCTTCCGGGACGCGAAACCCACCATGGGCGGCGAGGACTTCAGCGCGTACCTGGAAAAAGCCCCGGGGGCGTACTTCAACGTCGGGTCCGGCAGTGACGACGCCGACAGCCGCTGGCCGCACCACCACCCGCGCTTCACCATCGACGAGACCAGCCTGGAGACCGGCGTGCAGATGCTCCGCGCCGCCGCGCTGCGCCTCGCCCGCCCGGAGTGA
- the gatB gene encoding Asp-tRNA(Asn)/Glu-tRNA(Gln) amidotransferase subunit GatB, with product MAYQAVIGLEVHLQLKTKSKIFSACPQEYHGAEPNSFTDPFTLGLPGTLPTLNREAVELAMMFGLGLNCDVAGFTQFHRKNYFYPDAPKNFQLSQYDRPIARDGFLDVTLEDGTTHRIRIKRAHLEDDAGKLTHPTYAPYSMLDLNRAGSSLLEMVTEADIVSAEQARAFLESVQAIAQALGVSDAAPEEGKMRCDVNLSLHRPGEPWGTKCEVKNLNSFRSVARAIEFETARQARILDAGGRITQDTLGWDEGGQKTFLMRTKEGEADYRYFPEPDLPPLDITPEWIARVRARMPELPAQKLERYLAAGVRAADAQTLSLSVPLSRFFDEALTAQSRPDAQKVDAQKLDAQKLANWLLGDVSGLLAAREETLDGSALRPAHLAALVGLIDAGTISGKIAKDLLPDVLAGHDPAALVQERGLSVVTDTAAIDAAIDAAMAADPATVEKVRGGNAKAMNALFGPVMKAMGGQAKPEVVRERLTAKLGLS from the coding sequence ATGGCGTATCAGGCGGTCATTGGTCTGGAAGTTCACCTGCAGCTGAAGACGAAATCGAAGATCTTCAGCGCGTGCCCGCAGGAGTATCACGGCGCGGAGCCGAATTCGTTCACGGATCCGTTCACGCTGGGCCTGCCCGGCACCCTGCCGACCCTGAACCGCGAGGCGGTGGAACTCGCCATGATGTTCGGGCTGGGCCTGAACTGCGACGTGGCGGGCTTCACGCAGTTCCACCGCAAGAACTACTTCTACCCGGACGCCCCGAAGAACTTCCAGCTGTCCCAGTACGACCGGCCCATCGCCCGGGACGGGTTCCTGGACGTGACGCTGGAGGACGGGACCACGCACCGTATCCGCATCAAGCGCGCGCACCTGGAGGACGACGCGGGGAAACTCACGCACCCCACGTACGCGCCGTACTCGATGCTGGACCTGAACCGCGCCGGGTCCAGCCTGCTGGAGATGGTCACCGAGGCCGACATCGTGAGCGCCGAGCAGGCCCGCGCGTTCCTGGAGAGCGTGCAGGCCATCGCGCAGGCGCTGGGCGTCAGCGACGCGGCGCCCGAGGAAGGCAAGATGCGCTGCGACGTGAACCTCAGCCTGCATAGGCCCGGCGAGCCGTGGGGCACGAAGTGCGAGGTGAAGAACCTCAACTCGTTCCGCAGCGTGGCGCGCGCCATCGAGTTCGAGACGGCCCGGCAGGCGCGCATCCTGGACGCCGGTGGGCGCATCACGCAGGACACCCTCGGCTGGGACGAGGGCGGGCAGAAGACGTTCCTGATGCGCACCAAGGAGGGCGAGGCCGACTACCGTTACTTCCCCGAGCCGGACCTGCCGCCGCTGGACATCACGCCCGAGTGGATCGCCCGCGTCCGCGCGCGGATGCCCGAGCTGCCCGCGCAGAAGCTGGAGCGGTACCTCGCGGCGGGCGTGCGCGCGGCGGACGCGCAGACCCTGAGCCTCAGCGTGCCCCTGTCGCGCTTCTTCGACGAGGCGCTGACCGCGCAATCCCGCCCGGATGCCCAGAAAGTGGATGCCCAGAAGCTGGATGCCCAGAAACTCGCGAACTGGCTGCTGGGCGACGTGTCCGGCCTGCTCGCCGCGCGCGAGGAGACGCTGGACGGCAGCGCCCTGCGGCCCGCGCACCTCGCCGCACTCGTGGGCCTGATCGACGCGGGCACCATCAGCGGCAAGATCGCCAAGGACCTGCTGCCCGACGTGCTGGCCGGGCACGACCCCGCCGCGCTGGTGCAGGAGCGCGGCCTGAGCGTCGTGACCGACACGGCGGCCATCGACGCCGCCATCGACGCCGCGATGGCCGCCGACCCCGCCACCGTCGAGAAGGTGCGCGGCGGGAATGCGAAGGCCATGAACGCGCTGTTCGGGCCGGTCATGAAGGCCATGGGCGGGCAGGCCAAGCCGGAGGTGGTGCGCGAGCGCCTGACCGCGAAA